The window CGACAGAGCACACTTGGGATACGGCCCGTTCGTCTGCCTTCATCGAAGACTACGTGAAGAATCGTCGCGGCGAAGATCCGGTCGAAGTCCTTTTGGAAGCCGGCGCCCATGTGGTTCGTTTCAGCTACCGTGAAAACCTGCAGCTTGATCTTGTCGAGCTGAAGCTCGATCGCGAGCGACCTGCGAACTTCGCCCCTGAGGTTGCCATCAACCAACCCACTGCGGGGCATGTTTTTGCGGCTGGCGAGTCAATCGAGCTCTCAGCGACCGCGGCCGACGCCGATGGGGAGGTTGCTCGCGTGGAGTACTACGTGAACGGCTCCAAGATCGGAGAAGCGAGCGTGGCTCCGTATTCATTAATCTGGGACGGTGCTGAAAGTGGCAATCACAGCCTCGTGGCGATTGCCACCGACGACCAAGGGGCCAGCGCCACTTCCGAACCGGTTGAAATCTCGGTCCTGTTCGCAAGCGGGGGTGAATCTTCCCAAGAGGCGGAAGGAGCCGTAGCTGTTGGTTTGATTACGGTGGTGGACGATGCTGGCGCCAGCGGCGGTCAGTTCATGGCGTTCCATGACCCGGAGGCCACGGGCATCCAGTCGGGCGTTGCCTACCAGATCGTAAACTTGGGCAGCGGACACGCGGTCGAAGCGAATGGTCGGGCTGTCTCCCAAGCGGTTGTCGATGGTTCGGCCGCTCAAAAGTGGATACTCACCGAGAACGCTGACGGATACTACAGTGTCATTTCCGTGGAGACGGGCGAGGCGCTGGACGAGTACCGCGGCGGATCGACCAATGTGGGGACTTGGACTTTCGGCGGGGCCTCCAACCAACAGTGGGGATTCGTGGAGGACGGTGGCGCCTACATCGTGAGCGCCCGGAGCAGTTCCAACGTGTTGTCGGTGGAAGAGCCGATGGATGCTGATGGATCGAATGTCTACCGTACGGCCGACGGCGGCAGCGATTACCAGCGCTGGGCGCTGGTCGCGGCAAGCAGTGGAAGTGGGCCTGAATCGAACTACTTGGAATTCCGTTTCAACGTGGAAGAGGCCGAAACCTACAACCTATCGGTCACTTACCGAGCGCTCGATGAGAACCGCAATTCGGTCTACGTCTCCGTAGACGGAGGGCCTGCGGACCAGTACCTCTGGGAAATGCCGCTGACAAGCGGTTTCGAATCGGCGCTCGTTACTCCAGTCGGCCAGGATGAAACGCTTGAGCTGGAATTGGCCGCTGGGCCTCATGTCGTGCGACTTGGATACAGCGAACCCGTTGACATAGACCAGGTGGAGCTGGTGCTCGATCCAGATATCGGAAACGGCCGTACTTACCAGTTCGTCAACGTCGGCAGCGGCAAGGCGCTGCAGTCTACGAGTCGCGCGGTCACGCAGGGCGACAACCTGTTTGCCGATTCGCAACAGTGGGTCGTTGAGGAACTCTCCGAAGGGGAATACAGCATTATCCTGAAAGGCACCTCCGAAGGATTGGACCACTATATCAACGATGGCAACATCGGCACTTGGACCTTCAACGCGTCCAAGCCGAACCAACGTTGGAGAATCGTCGAGGTGGAAGCGGGCAAGTACACGCTGTCGCCGGTCGATAGCGATGCGTCCATCGTAGCCAGCGTCTCGTCGACTGCGGACGGCGCCAATGTCGCTCCCGCTGCCTACGTCGCAGATCCGCTCCAGCAATGGCTGATCGTGGCTCCGGGCGTTGCGGAACCCAAGGCCCATACCATCTACACGATTGGCGACTCCACGGTCGCGAATTACAGCGCCGGCTACTACCCGCAAACCGGATGGGGGCAGGTCCTCGGCGGTTTCTTCGACCCTGAGGTGGAAGTGAAGAACCGGGCGATCGGCGGCACGAGCTCGCGCAGCTTCTACAACAACCATTGGGCGACGGTGCGCGACGAGTTGAAAGAGGGAGACTTCGTCCTGATTGGCTTTGGCATCAACGACCGGGCGGCTGACGAGGAGCGAAATACCACGGGGGAGGAATTCAAGGAGTTCCTGACTCTGTTCGCTGCGGAAACGCAAGCAGCGGGAGCGATCCCTGTATTGGTTTCTACAGTACGGCGCAATGCGTGGAATGGAGAGTGGAACGGGGGAGACCCGACCACGCTGTATGATTCCTACCACGAGCATCCAGTGATGACTCGGGAGCTAGCGGGAGAACTCGGATTGCCCTTGATCGATCTCGACCTCGAGGCGGGCATTCTCATGGAGTCGCTGGGACCAGACTACACGGGCCCCTTCATGTACATGAACCTAGGTGCGGACGAATACCCGATCGGCGCCAAGGCCGATGACGTTCATTTCCAGGAAATGGGAGCCATCGAGATGGCGCGACTGGTGGTCGAAGGTATCGAATCTCTCGATACGGATCCGAATGTGAGCGCCTTGATCGAATGGATCGAGCCATCTTACGAAGTGGCGGTGAGCAGCAACGACGCCTCCATGGGAATCGTCACGCGCACCGCGAGCTACCCCGAGGGTACGAACGTTACCGTCAAGGCCTTGCCCGCCGATGGATACGAGTTGGTTCATTGGGAAGATGCGAGCGGCGCGGTGGTGTCCACCGATGCCCTTATGATCTTCACGATGGGCGCCGAGCCGCTCAGCTTCCACGCGGTTTTCGGCGAGTCAGCTCCGGTTGAGCCGGATGCGGCGACGGGTATCCTTCCCGGCGAAACCTACACCATTGCGAACCTTGGAAGCGGGCTTCAGCTGCAGAACGCCTCCGGGCGCGAGGTCACTCAAGGCGCGGAGTCCGGGGCCGCTAACCAGACCTTTGTCCTAAGCAAGCTCGAAGACGGTTACTGGACAGTCACCTCGGTGGCGAACTCGGAAAATTTGGATACCTACAACGGCAACCAAGTGGGGACCTACGTTGCGAGCCCCACAAACCCCAACCAGAATTGGACGATCGTCCTCGAGGGAGGGGCCTACCGTTTCGAATCGCGCTCAAGAGTCGGAAGCGTGTTGTCGGTTGACGGCGACAGCCTCGACGACGGGGCCAATGTCGGTTGGACGGCGGACGCGGGGAGCGACTTCCAGCGCTGGACGCTGTCGATCGTAGAATGATTGCTTGCGAGAAAATGATTGGGACTGCCCCTGAGCGGGGAGTCCCGCCTTCGAATCCTATACCTACAACACAATGAATATGAACTTAAAGAAACGCGCTCGGATTCTAGCGGGCGTACTCGCGGCGGGGATCGCTTGCTCCAGCGCCAGCGCCCTTAGCTTCACCTTTTCGCAAGGCGGTTTCGCGGAAGGAGCCACCCTGACGGGAAGCTTTTCTGGAGACGACGACAATGGAGACGGTTACCTCTCCCACCTTCCGTTCGCTCTCCCAAGCGCGATCGAGGAGATCACGAGCTTCAGCCTCAGCTTTTCCGGCAACTCGCTGGTGGGGGCCTTCACGCTGGGGCTTTCGGAATTGGAGGGCCTCTCGTTCAAGCTAGGTGGGGACGCCTTGATTGGAAATGACTTCGATCCAGTGCTGGGCCCCGAGGGCTTGGCGGTCTTCGATGGGGCGACGGGGAGCTACTTTTTCGCAGGCGAGGTTTTCACCTCCCTCTCTGGAGCGCAGGGCGAGGTCGGAAACTTTTATTCTCTCTCGATGGACGTTTCCTCCAGCGGGGCTTCCGCGGTGGAGCAGGTTCCCGATGCGGGAAGTTCTGCGGCCTTGCTAGGGGGCGCCATGCTCGGGCTTTTGGCGATCGGCCGTCGTTGCTCGCGTAGCGGCTAAACAATGTCGGTCGTTGCGGGTAAGCTACGTTTTGCGGTGGTGAGCAGCCTTCTTTTTGGGGGCTGCTTGTTGTCGTTTGTTGCGGGGCGCTGGAGCGCTAGCGCAGGAACGGGGGAGTGGGGAGCAAGCCAGGCTCAACCAGGGCTGGAACGCGTTTCTACCGAGCCTCGTTCCTCTTTGCCTGCGCCCTCTGGTTCGATCCGGGCCACTCAGGACTCGGTCGAGGTCGAGTCGCTGGCCAGCCCGCCGGCGGAGCTCGAGCGGAATACGCTCTTCGGAGCCTTGCTCGAGCGTCAGACCTTGGAACTGCGGGAATGGGCGGAGACCGATCCGCTAGGGGCCATGCGACGGGCGGGCTTGGCCCGTTTCAAGCAAGACAGGCTCAGCTTGCAGCGAGCGGCCCTAGAAGGCTGGGCCCGCCAAGACCCCTTGGCCGCAGCCCGATACGCGGCCGATTTCGCTCTGGAGGAGCGGGAAGGCGCTTTGTTCGCCGCTCTGCGCGGGGCGGCGATCGAGCCGGAGGGAGCCCTCCAGGTGATGGACTTTCTGGTGGAGGAGGCTGCCTTGGAGGGAGCGGCCCTGCGGCGCGCCAAATTGAGTTTGGTGTCGGCTCTCGCCCAGCACGGGCACTTCGGGGACGCGGTGGGCTTCGCCCGAGCGGAAGGGGAGGCCGCCCAGCGTGCGGTGTTGCTGGAAGCCGGCTTGTCCCAATGGGCCCGCTTTCAGCCCGAAGCGGCAGTTTCCAGCGCCATGTCCATCGACAATGCCCAGGAGCGCGAAGCCGCGTTTTCAGTGGTGACCGCGACTTGGGGCGGCGTTGATCCGGGGGGGCTGGCTGAGTTTGCGGATGAATTGCCGAAAGGCCGCCAGCGGTCGGAGGTCATGAGGCAGGCTTTGCAGCAGTGGGTTGCCCGCGCCCCGCTGGAGGCCGCGGAGTGGATGGAGGGGAGGGAACCCGCCGCGGAGTTGGACACCGGCGTGCTCGCCCTCGCCACTCATCCCTACCTGGCGGAGCGAAGCCCGCTGGTCGCGGTGAGTTGGGCGGAATCGCTTTGGGACGAAAATTTGCGGGCGAATACCTTGTCGCTGGTGGTGAAGCAATGGGCGGCCACGGATCGACGGGCCGCGATCGCCTACGTGAGAGAAAGTCCCGAAATTCCGCTTGCGGAACGCCAGGAGCTGCTAGCCCTCTTCGGGGAGCCCAAGGAGTTTGGCATCGACGGGAGCTTGCAGCGGTAGATTGGGCTGCTGCGGCGTTTTTTCCCGAGGAGCCTGGGGCGTTTCTAAGAGGTATTAGGCAAACTCTCGACTTGAAAGCGTATCGGGGAGCGCTCAACTTCATCCGCTTTTCGAATGGAGACGGTAAATAAGCGCAACTTTAGCATCATTGCCCATGTGGACCATGGGAAGACGACTCTGTCCGACCGTCTGCTGGAATACACCAACACGGTTGCCCAGCGTGTTCTCGAGGCCCAGCACCTCGACTCTATGGACCTGGAGCGCGAGCGTGGCATCACCATCAAGAGCCATCCAGTGACCCTCGTGTACCCGGCCAAGGACGGCACGACTTACCAGCTCAATTTGGCGGACACTCCGGGGCACGTGGACTTTTCCTACGAAGTGTCTCGCAGCTTGGCGGCTTGCGAAGGCGCCCTGCTCCTGATCGATGCCGCCCAAGGCGTGGAGGCCCAGACGGTGGCCAACGCTCACCTCGCGGAAGAGCAGGGGCTGACCATCATTCCGGTCATCAACAAGATCGACCTGCCCAGCGCCAACCTCGAGCTTTGCTTGCAGCAGCTCGAGGACCTGTTGGCCATCCCTGCCGAAGATGCGATTCTCGCCAGCGGAAAGACGGGAATCGGGATCGAGGATATCCTGGAAGCGGTGGTTACCCGCATCCCTCCGCCGCGCTGGTCCGACTACGAAGCGACCCGTTGCCTCGTTTTCGATTCCGTTTACGACGCTTACCGCGGGGCGATCGCCTTCGTGCGCGTCTTCTCCGGATCGATCAAGCCCAAGGACCAAGTCCTCATGATGAGCGACCACACCCGAGCGGAGGTGAAGGAGGTTGGCGTGTTCACTCCGGCCCAGCAGAAGGTGGATTCCTTGCAAGCGGGCGACGTGGGTTACCTGGTGTGCAACATCAAGAACCCGGCCGATATCAAGGTGGGCGATACCATCACGCAAAACGCCAACCCGGCCGCCCAGATGCTTCCCGGCTACAAGGAAGTGCGGCCCATGGTTTTCAGCGGCATTTATCCTGTGGAGACGCAGGATTTCGAGAAGCTCAAGAGCAGCATGGGCAAGCTACAGCTCAACGACGCTGCCTTCAGTTTCCAGGCTGAGAGTTCGGTGGCGCTTGGTTTCGGATTCCGCTGCGGATTTCTTGGCCTCCTGCACATGGAGATCATCCAGGAACGCATTCGCCGCGAGTACGGGGTGGATATCATTTCCACGTATCCGAGCGTTGTTTACAAAGTTAAGAAGTCGAACGGCGAAGAGATCGAAGTCGACAATCCGATCAACCTGCCGGACCCGTCGCACATCGAAACGATTTTCGAGCCTACCATCGTGGCTCACATCCACGTTCCCAACGATTGCGTCGGCGACATCCTGGCGCTCGTTATGGAAAAGCGCGGCTCCTGCGAACGCACCGACACGCTCGATGGCACCCGTCTGATTTTGGAGTGCATTTTGCCGCTCAACGAAATCCTGGTCGACTTCAACGACCGGCTGAAGAGCATCACCCGCGGCTATGGTTCCATGGAATACGAGCTCGGCGAATACCGTCCAGCTAAGCTGGTCAAGATGGACATCTTGGTCAACGGCGAGCCGGTGGACGCGTTTTCCTCCATCGTGCACAACGAAAAGGCGCACACCAAGGGAGGCGAGCTCTGCACGAAGTTGGCGGACATCATTCCGCCGCACCTCTTCAAGATCGCGGTGCAAGCGGCGATCGGCGGCAAGATCGTGGCTCGCGACAACGTGCGTACCATGCGCAAGGACGTGACGGCCAAGTGTTATGGCGGCGACATC of the Pelagicoccus enzymogenes genome contains:
- the lepA gene encoding translation elongation factor 4; amino-acid sequence: METVNKRNFSIIAHVDHGKTTLSDRLLEYTNTVAQRVLEAQHLDSMDLERERGITIKSHPVTLVYPAKDGTTYQLNLADTPGHVDFSYEVSRSLAACEGALLLIDAAQGVEAQTVANAHLAEEQGLTIIPVINKIDLPSANLELCLQQLEDLLAIPAEDAILASGKTGIGIEDILEAVVTRIPPPRWSDYEATRCLVFDSVYDAYRGAIAFVRVFSGSIKPKDQVLMMSDHTRAEVKEVGVFTPAQQKVDSLQAGDVGYLVCNIKNPADIKVGDTITQNANPAAQMLPGYKEVRPMVFSGIYPVETQDFEKLKSSMGKLQLNDAAFSFQAESSVALGFGFRCGFLGLLHMEIIQERIRREYGVDIISTYPSVVYKVKKSNGEEIEVDNPINLPDPSHIETIFEPTIVAHIHVPNDCVGDILALVMEKRGSCERTDTLDGTRLILECILPLNEILVDFNDRLKSITRGYGSMEYELGEYRPAKLVKMDILVNGEPVDAFSSIVHNEKAHTKGGELCTKLADIIPPHLFKIAVQAAIGGKIVARDNVRTMRKDVTAKCYGGDISRKRKLLDKQKEGKRKMKNIGNVSIPPDAFIKVLKND
- a CDS encoding VPDSG-CTERM sorting domain-containing protein, whose translation is MNMNLKKRARILAGVLAAGIACSSASALSFTFSQGGFAEGATLTGSFSGDDDNGDGYLSHLPFALPSAIEEITSFSLSFSGNSLVGAFTLGLSELEGLSFKLGGDALIGNDFDPVLGPEGLAVFDGATGSYFFAGEVFTSLSGAQGEVGNFYSLSMDVSSSGASAVEQVPDAGSSAALLGGAMLGLLAIGRRCSRSG